caacTGTGCTGCCGGGCCAGAGGTAGgcatgctgctgctctgcaggaGTGCGCAGCCCCtccgcccagagcactgcccgAGGGGTGGCgtggctgcggggagggggaacagcagaggaagagctggcggtgagcctccccggccaggagctcagggaccggACAGGAcggtagtttgcccacctctaaaCTAGGAGCTCACAGGCATTCACAATCTGTAATTTTACTCATATGATGAGATTCAGAGAAGCTAAATCCTGGACCCTTGATTAGATTATGAAAGTATAGcctaatatttttatatttgtgtgtgtgtatgagcaATTGTGCAAATGCCTGCATATGTATCTTAGATCATCATCATTTGATTAAATTATAAAGTTAATCCATATTAGGATCTCACAATTTGTGTAGAATTTAACAAAACATCAAATGTGTCAAGATGAGTCTCTCTCTTCTtactttttttgcttttgctACAACAAAAGGTTACTGTGTTTTACCTTGGatcatgtttcattttgaatggACAACAGAGCAAACCCACAAAGTTTCTGCAGCCATGCAAGGTAAGGTGGTCAATCATGTTTCAGGCTTCAGGGTATAATCTCATCACCTCCAAAATCAAGGCATTTCCCTTCCCCATGTACTGTACAATTTTACACAATTGTCTAGTTGCATTAtggtttccccctctccccattttCCTCTGAATTATCAGGTATCTGACATGGCCAGAGGCAGGATATTAGACTTGGTACAGCTATGGTATGATGTGGCTTGACAATCAGTCTTCAAATTTTCATCAGTTTATACCTGGCATAATCCCTATCTGGGAACTACATCCAGTACTAGTGAGAGGGTGCCTTCCTCAAATAGGTCTTTTTATCTCTAACTTCTAAAAAATCAGGATTACAGCAACCACCTCCATTCATCTAAATAGCAAGCACTTTTAAAACCACTAGATTGGAATTTAGTAACAGGTTTTCATGAAGAGCATCCACCCAATAGATGTATTAATGCTAACATTTGtctattctaaaaataaaaaacccacttctttggTTCATATGAAGAGATAGACatacctgtctccttctgtctttTAAAATGGCAGTAGAATCAGAAAAGGAACAGCttagaattagtaggggaagcaaaagtggatgggaacctgggaggcagtgaccatgagatggtcgagttcaggatcctgacacaggaaagaaaggagagcagcagaatacggaccctggacttcaaaaaagcagacttttacAACCTCAGGtatctgatgggcaggatctcctgggagaataacatgagggggaaaggagtccaggagagccggctgtattttaaagaatccttattgaggttacagggacaaaccatcccaatgtgtagaaagaatagtaaatatggaaggcaaccagcttggcttaacagtgaaatccttgctgatcttgaacacaaaaaagaagcttacaagaagtggaagattggacaaatgaccagggaagagtataaaaatattgctcgggcatgcaggagtgaaatcaggaaggccaaatcacacctggaggtgcagctagcaagaaatgttaagagtaacaagaagggtttcttcaagtatgttagcaacaagaagaaagtcaaggaaagcgtgggccccttactgaatgagggaggcaatctagtgacagaggatgtggaaaaagctaatgtactcaatgcttttttttcctctgtcttcacgaacaaggtcagctcccagactgctgcactgggcagcacagcatggggaggaggtgaccagccctctgtgaagaaagaagtggttcgggactatttagaaaagctggacgagcacaagtccatggggccggatgcgctgcatccgagagtgctaaaggagttggcggatgtgattgcagagccactggccattatctttgaaaactcatggcgatcgggggaggtcctggacgactggaaaaaggctaatgtagtgcccatctttaaaaaagggaagaagatccacttcctggacactacggtgctaataagcaatggtcacataaacactaccctatatcggaaacctactgaccgctatgcctacctacatgcctccagctttcatccagaccacaccacacaatccattgtctacagccaagctctacaatacaactgcatttgctccaacccctcagacagagacaaacacctacaagatctctatcaagcgttcttacaactacaatacccacctgctgaagtgaagaaacagatgaacagagccagaagagtacccagaagttacctactacaggacaggcctaacaaagaaaataacagaacgccactagccgtcaccttcagcccccaactaaaacctctccaacgcatcatcaaggatctacaacctatcctgaaggacaactcatcactctcacagatcttgggagacaggccagtcctcgcttagagacagccccccaacctgaaacaaacactcaccagcaaccacacaccacacaacaaaaacactaacctaggaacctaagcttgcaacaaagcccgctgccaactgtgtccacatatctattcaggggacaccatctttgggcctaatcacatcagccacactttcagaggctcgttcacctgcacatctaccaatgtgatatatgccatcatgtgccagcaatgcccctctgccatgtacattggccaaactgaacagtctctacgtaaaagaataaatggacacaaatcagatgtcaagaattataacattcataaaccagttggagaacacttcaatctctctggtcacgcgattacagacatgaaagttgcgacattacaacagaaaaacttcaaatccagactccagctagagactgctgaattggaattcatttgcaaattggatacaattaacttaggcttgaatagagactggaagtggctaagtcattatgcaaggtaacctatttccccttgttttttcctacccccgcccttcctcagatgttcttgttaaaccctggatttgtgctggaaatggcccaccttgattatcatacacattgtaaggagagtcatcactttacataagctattaccagcaggagagtggggtggggggagagaaaacgttttgtagtgataatcacccattttttcatggtttgtgtgtataaaaacatcttctgtactttccacagtatgcatccgatgaagtgagctgtagttcacgaacgcttatgctcaaataaattggttagtctctaaggtgccacaagtactccttttctttttgcaaatacagactaacacagctgttactctgaaacctacaacaatctgtaacctgcTAACTCTCCTTTGTTTTACAGATTAaagtgttaactgcccacttcaccttgaatggtttcttgcaacattTTAACTCCTTATGTGtaacaatctgttccaacttgtatttagctgtgatactctgagtacctttcccagacctgaagaagacctctgtgtaagcTGAAAAGTTtgactctttcaccaacagaagttggtccaataaacgatattacctcacctaccttgtctctctaaattcCAAAAACTCAGAAAGAAGTTGTGACCACCTTAAACCAAGCTGGGCTCTAAATTACAATAGAATACAATGAAGTATTGTTCTCACTTCATGCCATGACCAGCTTTTTTGCCTTTAAAGTCCTCAGCCATGCAGCCAGTAATTAACATCACCCATTCTTgctggttttttaaaataaaaaaaagagtcttgtaagaaaaaaaagaaatgactcttcagtaaaaagaaaatggataGTGTTAGCAATGCATATATTTTCTCTATACATTTCTATTGTCAAAGACAGCAGTGGAGTAGCTGCAGACTATTCATTATATAAACAGACGTTTGCCTTCTCTGGTAAACTGGAGGACTTCAGTGACAGATACATTGCAAGTGACTATATGTAAATAAAGCAGTTCTACTTCGAATAGTTTGTGGTTGATTTATAAGTGCACATTTCCAAGAATACGATTAGCATTAACTGGATTTGTATATTGGATGGAAAGTAAACAGCTCTAGGGAAAAGGGAGAGTCAACTATCAGAGGACGCTCACCCAGACCAGAACACAAGTTTGTGTATATGGCACAGCTCCAAGGTTTAATAGCAAACCATAGTACAAAATCAAAACATCCACTTTCTTATGCCACTGACAATGTATCCTCCCAAAAAAAGACTTCAGAGGAAAAAAGTAGTTATGAAGAAATAACAGTGAGGGAGAATGAGATGAAGAGGTATAAGCAAAGGAGAAAAGCTACACAAAATTTGAAAGAGAGTCAAAGAGGTGTAGAGATACAAGAAGACACTTTTAGATGGCAAAAGATAAGACTCTTGTATGAAGAGGGATAAGGGTGTTAGAAAGCACAGCAGATTAagcttgaaaagaaaagaaaaagaaagaaaaaggctggTGACTGATGAGCAAAGAATGGCATGAGTAGAGAATGGAATGAGGAAAAAGTCAATGAAGTAGGCTGAAACAAGGCAACTTTAGGACAGTTTTCAGGTAGCCCCTAAAATAAATGGGGAGGCAGTAAAGTTAAGTATTTGGTGGGGCTGAATAAtgtttttatgacaggtttcagagtagcagctatgttagtctgtattcacaaaaagaattcatcgaatgcatccgatgaagtgagctgtagctcacgaaagcttatgcgcaaataaatttgttagtctctaaggtgccacaagtactccttttcctttaatGTTTTTATGCTTCTTTGAAAACAATATCTAAAAAACAGGCAGCAGCAGGATTCTGAACATACAAGAGACATAAAATCTCAAAATACAGTATTCACTTGAGAAAGTGCCAAAATGCCAATCAAGAATACGGACGCCAACTTCCTGAAGTTAGAGGCGTTTGTATCTGTGATTTTGGTCTGGACCCAGCTCTCAACATTTTTAGCAATCTGCATGTCTaactgggaaggaggagaggggaaaaacaacTAATTTCCCCCATATTGTCAACAGTCcttaaagtggtctgaaaaaaagCATGTAGGGATCTGTCAGTCTGGGAGCAGGCAGTTCGGTAAAGTGTTTGAAGTGCACCTCCTCGGTAACCCAGCTcaattttccccctctttttacCTGTGTCAGCCACCCCCCTTGCAACACACCTCATTATAAGCACTGTCACAGCTCCAAATGACATCAATAACATATATTTATGAGTTGTAACAATTTCTAGAAAATGGACATTTTAACATTCAATCTCAATAATATGAGTAAAATAAAATCCAGCAGAAAACATTAATAAAATTAGCCAACACAGACTAAATGTTAAAGCTTGGTCTGTTGTTGCTACTGAACCAGTCACGGAAGCATAGCAAGCTCTGCCTGTTagttcttaaaaaaaacctttcagaCATAAGACAATTGACTTTGGTTTAAATTCAGAGATGGCAAATCATAAAAAGTGATTCAAGTTATTGACACATTTACACTTTAAAGCAGGGGATAACGGACATTGCATTGGAACATCCTATATCCTGTTTAGTGGCTCTAATCAGCTGCGGACAGAGATCTATGAAGTATCTGTTTGACTGATTTTGAATTCTGGAAAGAGACACTTCCTACAGAGCTTTTCATTGCCTctgtttaaacaaataaaatatttaagttaATTTGTTACACATCAACACACACATATATCCCATGCTATCAGGTGTTCAAATGAAAAAGTCTGTTCTGAATAATTTATTTCTGAATCATCAGCTAGCTATCTCAAACAAATCCAAGAAAAGACCTTCAAAATTTCATCAAATATATCATCCACATTtttactttagaaaaaaaaaaagtcctagcTGTTAAATTACAGACTGGCACGAATACATGTATTTTCTTGATCACAATAATAAAAGTACTACAGACTCCAAATTTACTCAAGACATGAACATAACAATGAGCAATTAAGCATAAACCCCACAGAGAGAtcaatgaaaaaaattataatgCTATTGTGACCCTAACCCAAAGATTCAGTGaagcaatatttaaaaatatatacaaatttaACTCAAATGTTACCAGCTGATGAGAAACCTAATTAAGCAATATGTGGTTACTTATTTAATACGAGCTAGATTCCAATATAATTCTaaggctgtcaaatgattaaaaaatataattgcaattaatcacaagattaaaaatagtagaattgtgattaatcgtgactaacagcactgttaataatagcataccaatttaaatttattataaatatttttgatgttttgctacattttcaaatatattgatttcaattacaacacagaatgcaaagttcactttatattatgtgtactgtaaaaaagaaacaaaagaaatagcatttttcagttcacttcttacaagtactgtagtacaatctctattgtgaaagtgcaacttacaaatgtagaattattattattttaaataactgcattcaaaaacaaaacaatgtaagacTTTAGAgcaagtcgaagcatgaaggggcatatgaatgtttagcatatctggcaacaCTTGCAAcactagctacaacagtgccatgcaaccatttgttctcactttcaggtggcattatctcccgtaaatgtaaacaaaattgtttgtcttggcgattagctgaacaagaagaaggactAAGTGGATTTACATGAGctgaatagaaaaatactatttcttttgtttatcttttttacagtgcaagtatttgtaataaaaattaataatttaaagtgagcactgtatacttcgtattctgtgctgtaattgaaatcgatgTATTCAGATTGAATAGTCCCTTAACTCACTGAGTAGATCAGATTTTGTCCTTAATAAAGTAAATGAGAACTTGTTGGATATAATTTAGAAAAAATGCTAGTTTAGAAATATATATCCACAATCCTCTGTCTTAAGCATATTTGAAATATGAAACGGACTTGCTAAGATAATTCAAGTGAGTCATGAAATATTGTTTATAGAAATGGAATCtttttgctgtgattttttttaaatagaaatcgGATTTCTCAGAAATGCCTGTTACGTTTTCCCCTCTTGCATCATGTTTCCTTTGCCTGCCTCCCTCTCAAGAATGACAGACTATAAAAGTATTTGTAAATTAGTTTGTTATTGAAGGAATCCAGTGAGGGTAAAATATAATTCCAGCAAGGACTAATAACTATATTTATAGTTTTATATATATAGGGCCACTCTTTTTAATGGTCAGGGTTTTTTCATTTGCTATTAATGGGATGCACTCATTTCTAACCTTAAGACCTGGGGAAAAAATGATAAGATTGGGTAGAAAATTTTAAATTACATATTATATATTACATATTATAGCGATGGTTCACTTTAGAAATGCATAGCTAGAGAACGTCCACTGTGTTGAAAATGCACAAGAAATCTGGACAAAAGATGAGAATCGAACAAACAGGGTGTTTCAAATAAAATACCATTAATTAAGCAAAGTGAATGCTGCTTCAGAAGGATTCTCATGCTCTCTGTTTTGCATACCTTCCAGTcacattctgatctcacttagaATTAAGTCAGTAAGGGCAGATGTAATGAGGTAGAACTTGACCTTGTATGCTTAGTATATGCTTGGTTTTGCTTTAAAGcgatatttggattttttttttctaattttgtacTAAACTGAGAGTGAATTATACTAACATGCTGTTAAAATAAAAGATTCCAAGGTTTGCAAAAACATTGCAAAGGAAGAGATACCAAATCGAAAACCATTTCCTATCTAAAGAGAATAAAAATTCATAATGGAAAAACAGGTTATTTGGTTATCTAGATAACTGaattataaatgtttaaaaaagagCTGCAGACTTAAAAATTGAGAATCCAAGCTCAGGTTTCCTGCAGTTGGGTGGAAGAATTAATCTCTTTCAAACAGATTGTGACTACACAGAGTAGCAGTCACAATGAGAAAACTGCAAAAAGAACTTTATGACTGGTCTTTATTTTATGAAAACTAATTTTCATGAGTCTAATCCTAAATTAAAAGCATCTGCAGATTTCCCCATAGTAAATATTGCTCATAGCAAACCTGGTGCCTTGTAGTTATATCCAATACTAGCATTTGTTTGGAGATAACAACAACATGCTATAATTTTAGCATGTAATGTGTATGGCAACAGAGAAAACTTTCAAAATAATTCTAGCATAAAAACCGGAAGGCTGAATGAGTGAGTGTTTGCCTTCTATACCTCAGGAGGCCCTGAACTGAAGTTAAAAAGGCTGGAATTGAATTTGAGAGCTCAATTTTAGACTATGTGCGGAAAGCAGATTACACCAAAGAAGGTGAGCACAGGTGCAAGCACAGTGAGAAGCTGGGAGGTAAGAAGGGGAATATAACAAGTATCATGACTGGGTTTGGATGCATTCCATTAATCAATAGGTAAAATGTCTGTGTATGAGTATCCCAAGATCAGATCTTTTAAGTTTTACAAAACGaagagggagctcacctgcccaTCTTTCCCCAGTTCCATTTCAACGATTGCAACAGGGGTGTTTATTTGGTCGATGTGTCTTGACTGCGATTTCAAATCCACTCTCCAGTTCACGTTTTTCAAGGTGTTGTCCCACCGACTTTGATTTATCAGACTCTCTcgaatttttgttctgtggtttttCCAAAATTCTGCAATGACTGCAGCCTGATCTGCTGTGATACCTCCCTGCTTTTTGGTTTGGGCAGTAAGAAAGGCCTCCAGCTGGTTCAAATCCATGTCTGCTGAAGCTACAgactggggagaaaaaaagaaagaaaagcctgCTTGAATGTATTTTTTGACAATCTAAACAATCTACAAAAAGAGCGCAGCCATACATTTTCAAAGTTTTATAAAAGTCAGTTTGTAGAAGAATATGGTGGGCAAATCTAGGAACCCTGCAAAATCCGTTCAATTGACTGTTGTGTGCAACTTTCTCCCTACACTGGAAGGGCTTAGTCCCATAGGGAACCGTGGTGAAGGATTAGGTAGCACATACAGCAACAGTGTGTTCATGGAGGAGAGTTAGGAATAGTGGATGGAGGTTTTCTGTTAAACAGAAGGATGGAGGAACGTACAGCGTTTTCCCCAATCAAGACTGAGACAGATGGAGAGACACCCTGATTCACTAGGGTGCTCACATTACTGCCACTGTGCTCTCAAAGCAGCTCCATCTCCACATCATAAGACAAGAGACCAAGACTAGTAAATATTGCAATGGTGGGTCTCCTTGTGGAGGTAGGTTTGCCATCCTTTTGGAACCTGCATTTTCACTGTAAATAAGGCAAGTCTTCAAAGTACACAGTAAAAAAACAAGGTAAGCTATTCCATGTGTTCTTTATGTCCCCAAAATACTTCTACCTTCATTCCATGTACTATTTAAAAGTGTCCTCATGGTAACAATTACACACCTATGAACTAATTTTTAAACTTAACTAAGTATTATTCTGAAGTTCCAGTGGATTCTGTTTCATATACTGTGTCTGTGTGCTGCAAGGAAGCTCCACTTGGTTATTTAGTCCTCCTCTCTACACTGTGACAGAAATGACTATTCAAaaaccatctctgacagatgttAAGTCTGACTTTATCTCCAATGATGACCATTCTAGAGCCTCAATTTTTCATTCCCTAACTGTTCTGACTGCGGAGCATGGATTAGTGTTCACATCTCACTCCACATCAGTACCCAGCCcaggccggggaagctaatgatccaaccatcagaccaaatttggtgatgaatcctggtcatctGCTACATGAGGCACGTTGCGCATACACTAAGACGACGACTGTTAAGACTGCCATAGCGTTTTcccctaatatttaacctaaatttTCTTTTCTGCAACTTCAAACAGTTACCTTTCGTCTTGCCTTCAGTGACAAATGCATATAACTGATCCCAGTCTTCAAATACCATAGAATCaattacagaatcataggactggaaggtacctccagaggtcatctagtccaatcccctacactcatgtcaggactaagtattatctttaTGGAGATAAAGGAGAGAGTGAGATGAGACTAAAAACCACTATCCTCAGTTTTTAACCTCTATTGACAAGTCTAATTTCCATGCAGTTTTATTCTTGTTGCTTTCTTCATATTCTAGCGACACAATCCTGGAAGGTGCTAAACACTGTTGAGGTctctcagcaccttccaggatgagacctaatttgtctgttccttttaaaaaatgcactgCCCAAAACTGAACCAGTGTGCTTACTGGGGCCTAAACAATGCTGAGAAGAAAGGAATAACTATCTTGTTTCCAAATTCTAATCCAGCTCAGATATGGATACCTTGTGTGGTTTTGGACAAGTCACAAACTATGTAACTcagcttctccatctgtaaagtgaggaTAATAATTATGTACTCTGGAGAGGTACAGCAAACTAGTTAATattttgtaaagccctttgaataACTATtaatttccccttcctcccacccccttttcaTCCTTAATAGTCTGGGATCAGAGGAGGGTAGGTTCTGCCAGATGCTGGAACTGGACGACAGAGGATGGATACTCAGTAACAGCCCTAGTCTGTTCATTTCCTCCGatgcacctggcattagccactgtcggaagacaggatactgggttaaatggaccactggtctgacccagtatggccattcttatgttcttatgctgctCAGGCAGGGTTCGTTACTTTCTTACAGATTGGCTGGGTGTAATAGTAGATGACAGTCAATCtagaataattttaaattagACTGGCTGGCAAAAGAAATGAAAGGTTTATGTATACCCCAATACAAGAAAGGACACACACGTTATAAAAGGTTCTGGATAATGGTTGTCTGCTACCCACAACACATACAGCCAATAGCAATGCTTACATCTAAGTATATACACCACATACTCCATTGCCTGtgtatttttcaggaaaaaaaacccagttgtATCCATAATGGGATTCTGTTTTGCCTGCTAGAATAGAAAGCATTTTTCTGAAgctttcacaatttttttaaagaaggcagCTATACCACAGATTTCTCAAACTGGCCTACCCCTTGTGTGATTCAAAGCAATGGCAATCTACATTAGACAGGACTGCTCTGCTGTGTTATGACTCCATCTTAATTATAAGCCTTAGTCAGATGcttctaaatgaaaaaaagaaaacaaaaccaccctTCAATATGTCTAGTA
This genomic window from Eretmochelys imbricata isolate rEreImb1 chromosome 3, rEreImb1.hap1, whole genome shotgun sequence contains:
- the COMMD1 gene encoding COMM domain-containing protein 1 isoform X6, whose amino-acid sequence is MAAEQPQPAGSKPLSGLLSGIAQAAYYGHAGVTEELLRGQLYPEAAPHEFRALLAKMSGVLKSVASADMDLNQLEAFLTAQTKKQGGITADQAAVIAEFWKNHRTKIRESLINQSRWDNTLKNVNWRVDLKSQSRHIDQINTPVAIVEMELGKDGQDAVHTLCKNLLASPLIFLSGRGFSWTRFNINS